In Spirosoma sp. KUDC1026, the sequence CACCGTTACGCCCCGCCCGCAGCCGGGTAATCCCCAGCCGCGTCTGTTCCGACTTAAAGCCGACCAAGGGCTCATTAACCGGATGGGATTCAACAACAAAGGCGCCGGACCCGCATCGGGCCGGTTGCGCGAGTTTGCGAAGAACCGGGGCGAACGACGGGTTATTGTTGGTGGCAACATCGGTAAAAATAAAGACACACCCAACGACGAAGCGCTGAATGACTACCTGCTCAGCTTCCGGGATTTGTTCGACGTCGTCGATTACTTCGTCGTTAACGTTAGTTCACCGAACACGCCCGGCCTGCGCGACCTTCAGGAACGCGCACCTCTCACCCGACTCCTGGCCGCTTTGCAGGACGAAAACAGAAAAAAGTCGGCTCCTAAACCCATCCTGCTAAAGATTGCGCCGGATCTTACCGACGGGCAGCTGGACGACATTATCGCCATTGTTAACGATACCAAAATTGCGGGCGTTATTGCCACGAACACAACCATCAGCCGTGAGGGTCTGGCTACCGACCCGGCTATTGTTACCCAGATGGGCGCGGGTGGGGTTAGCGGGCAGCCCCTGAAAGAACGGGCAACGGCTGTCATCCGGTATCTGCATCAGCAGTCGGGCGGAGCGTTTCCAATCATTGGTGTAGGCGGTATTGCCACCCCGGCCGATGCCCTGGAAAAGCTCCGGGCTGGGGCCAGCCTGATTCAGGTGTACACCAGTTTCATCTACGAAGGCCCGGGATTGGCCAAACAGATTAACAAAGCCCTGCTTGCCGAAAATTGGGTTTCAGCCCCAGCCGTTCCCTCATAAATTCCGTCTATTTTACGGTAGCAGCTCCGTTCCGGCTGAATCGGAATTTTCCTTCGCGCTTTTTCCGTGAAAAAATGGCAAATTTACTTCTGACTTCGCTAGTCAGCGTTTATCAGCATGGCTCAACCAACTACCTCCCCCCGTCAGAATACACTTCGTCAACCCGCTACCGAGCGGCCGCGGGGTAACAGCCCCCGAACGAACCGGGATACCCAGTCTCCTCCGCCGAGGGCGCCAAAACCATCGTCGGACTGGGCCATTAATTTCAACCGGATTCGCAGCGACCAGCGTTCTTCATTGATTCTGGGGGTGTTGTTCATGGGTCTGGGCGTTGGTTTACTGATTGCCTTCGTGTCGTACCTGCTGCACGGCCCCGCCGATCAGAGCGTCGTGGGGGCGGCTCTGACTGAACCGCTGGCGGAGTCAGGTACCGAAACCCGGAACCTGCTGGGCCTGGTAGGAGCCTCGGTAGCTCATGTGTTTGTCTTTCGCTGGTTTGGCGTCGGCGCCCTCGCCCTGCCGTTTATCCCATTTTTAGCCGGTTATAAACTGACGTTACAACGGGAGCTGCTCCCCCTGAACCGGACAACGATGGGTCTGATCTTCACGGCCGTCTGGACGAGTCTGCTCCTGGGTTATATTGTGCTGGTAACCGATTCGGCCGAAACGGGCAGCGTCTGGTGTGGCGGTATCGGCTACGAAATCAACGTAGCGCTCCACAGCCTGTTCGGCTGGGGCAACCTGGCGATCATTTTGTTTTTGCTGTTTATTTTCCTGGTGTATTTCGCGGATATCCGCAGCTGGAAACTGCCGAAGTTCTCGGTAGCCAAACGCCCACGTTTCTCTCCGGAGGCCGATAGTACCCTGCAGACCTACGACGAAACATACGATGAAACAGAGGAGGACGTCACCCCTGCGGATAGGTATGCTGATCCCGAGGATGAGGATGACGATACACCTATAGTGCCCCGTACAACGGCGCCCATTAACCAGTTTATCAGACACGACGTTGACCCCGAACCAGAGCCTTTCGTCGAGCCGCCCGTCAGTGAACCCGAACCACCCGTAACGGTCTATCCAGGCCCAACGCCAAACGCAGTGCCCACCGCCGTAAAATCCAACGGTGTTACGCTGACAATCAAGAACCGGGATGCCGACGATGATGTAGCTGTAGCCCCCGCCGAGCCGGTTGACGTGACGCCGACATTTGATGTTGACCTGCCTGACGACAATGATCTGGTAGCCCAGCACGGTCTGTACGATTCAACACTGGATCTGCCGCAGTACCAACCCCCGACCACCGACCTGCTTACCGACTACCAGAACAACCGGAAAGCTCAGGTATCAGATGACGAGCTGACGGCCAACAAAGAGAAGATCGAAACGACG encodes:
- a CDS encoding quinone-dependent dihydroorotate dehydrogenase, which codes for MYKRLILPLLFRFDAESIHHTITSLLRFALAIPGVSFLCRKLYVVDDPRLARTVFGLTFPNPIGMAAGFDKNAELVSELSDLGFGFVEIGTVTPRPQPGNPQPRLFRLKADQGLINRMGFNNKGAGPASGRLREFAKNRGERRVIVGGNIGKNKDTPNDEALNDYLLSFRDLFDVVDYFVVNVSSPNTPGLRDLQERAPLTRLLAALQDENRKKSAPKPILLKIAPDLTDGQLDDIIAIVNDTKIAGVIATNTTISREGLATDPAIVTQMGAGGVSGQPLKERATAVIRYLHQQSGGAFPIIGVGGIATPADALEKLRAGASLIQVYTSFIYEGPGLAKQINKALLAENWVSAPAVPS